One Nonomuraea angiospora DNA segment encodes these proteins:
- a CDS encoding aldehyde dehydrogenase family protein — protein sequence MTRLVPHYLCDRWRTPTDLGTPRRHAVSGEEVYRVTAVGVDAAPAVAYARTVGIPALRGLGFAERARVARLLARHLARYQAEFVALAGHLGGSPADAEQDVRAGLDALLGHADAVTRHFAGETTSDGNLLVEPVTHLPPMAHLSAAPPGIAVHVSGFADPVSTTLDGFAGAFVLGAPSIVRPSRRTAELTAHLVRRVSECDALPPGCLQLVTGPADLTGHLGPHDELRFNGTAATAGRFRTLLARRPMPPRAEFTAGILDCAVLGMDAADHGRTLDLYVERLVAGMSAHNGQTRRAVRRAFVPETLMDAVSQATSSALGALRFTDRECGDPALGPLVDAAHRRRLLSALARLRRAARTVCGTPEDVAFAAKEYGPGAYLPPVLLAAGDAQAQDLHRVEAFGPVVALVPYRDADEIARALALGAGGLRSWIVTADPGQARDLARALAPTHERLHLIDPGTAPATDAALAPGKGQHPGRLRTRLTATTVGGTPAHLTAATDRWTPGSRPNTPGTSPLRLHLRDLRLGDTATAGPRVVTREDIAAFAELTGDHYYLHTDEAAAADHPIFRGIIAHGHLVAALATGMLVPPEPGPVLANLGLDNLRFLAPVRPGTPLTVAMTAVRITPRPGTGRGEVRWHAVVTGTGDRPVARFDLTTLTADRPTAD from the coding sequence GTGACCAGGCTCGTGCCGCACTACCTGTGCGACCGATGGCGTACCCCCACGGACCTCGGGACACCGCGGCGGCACGCGGTGTCAGGAGAGGAGGTCTACCGGGTCACCGCGGTCGGCGTCGACGCGGCCCCAGCCGTGGCATACGCCCGTACGGTCGGCATCCCCGCCCTGCGCGGCCTCGGCTTCGCGGAGCGCGCCCGGGTCGCCAGGCTGCTGGCGCGTCATCTGGCCCGGTACCAGGCGGAGTTCGTCGCTCTGGCCGGGCACCTGGGCGGCTCGCCCGCCGATGCCGAACAGGACGTCCGGGCGGGACTGGACGCGTTGCTCGGTCACGCCGACGCCGTGACCCGCCACTTCGCGGGCGAGACGACCAGCGACGGGAACCTGCTCGTCGAACCCGTCACCCATCTGCCGCCCATGGCCCACCTGTCCGCCGCCCCGCCCGGAATCGCCGTTCACGTCAGCGGCTTCGCCGACCCCGTGAGCACGACGCTCGACGGCTTCGCGGGCGCGTTCGTGCTCGGGGCGCCGAGCATCGTCCGGCCGTCGCGCCGTACCGCGGAGCTGACGGCCCACCTGGTACGGCGCGTCAGCGAATGCGACGCCCTCCCGCCGGGCTGCCTGCAACTGGTGACCGGTCCCGCCGACCTGACCGGCCATCTCGGCCCGCACGACGAGCTCCGGTTCAACGGCACCGCCGCCACGGCCGGGCGGTTCCGCACCCTGCTCGCGCGGCGGCCGATGCCGCCCCGCGCGGAGTTCACCGCCGGAATTCTCGACTGCGCCGTCCTGGGCATGGACGCGGCGGACCACGGCCGGACGCTCGACCTGTACGTGGAACGTCTCGTGGCCGGCATGTCCGCGCACAACGGCCAGACCCGCCGGGCGGTACGCCGTGCCTTCGTTCCCGAGACCCTGATGGACGCCGTCAGCCAGGCCACGTCGTCGGCCCTGGGCGCACTCCGGTTCACGGACCGGGAGTGCGGAGACCCGGCCCTGGGCCCGCTGGTGGACGCCGCGCACCGGCGCCGCCTGTTGTCCGCGCTCGCCCGGTTGCGCCGAGCGGCCCGTACGGTGTGCGGCACGCCCGAGGACGTGGCGTTCGCGGCGAAGGAGTACGGGCCCGGGGCGTACCTGCCGCCGGTCCTCCTCGCCGCCGGCGACGCACAGGCCCAGGACCTGCACCGGGTCGAGGCGTTCGGTCCCGTCGTGGCACTCGTCCCGTACCGCGACGCCGACGAGATCGCCCGCGCGCTGGCCCTCGGCGCCGGCGGCCTCCGAAGCTGGATCGTCACAGCGGACCCCGGCCAGGCCCGCGACCTCGCCCGCGCCCTGGCTCCGACCCACGAACGCCTGCACCTCATCGACCCCGGGACCGCACCCGCCACGGACGCGGCACTCGCACCCGGCAAGGGGCAGCACCCCGGCCGCCTGCGTACCCGCCTCACCGCGACCACCGTCGGCGGCACCCCGGCCCACCTGACCGCCGCCACCGACCGCTGGACGCCAGGAAGCCGGCCGAACACACCCGGTACGAGCCCGCTCCGCCTGCACCTGCGCGACCTGCGCCTCGGCGACACCGCCACGGCCGGGCCCCGCGTCGTCACCCGTGAGGACATCGCCGCCTTCGCCGAACTGACCGGCGATCACTACTACCTGCACACCGACGAGGCCGCCGCCGCCGATCACCCGATCTTCCGCGGCATCATCGCCCACGGCCACCTGGTCGCCGCGCTCGCGACCGGGATGCTCGTCCCGCCCGAACCCGGGCCCGTGCTCGCCAACCTCGGCCTCGACAACCTCCGCTTCCTCGCCCCCGTCCGCCCCGGCACCCCGCTCACCGTCGCCATGACAGCCGTCCGCATCACCCCGCGCCCCGGCACCGGGCGCGGCGAGGTCCGCTGGCACGCGGTCGTCACCGGCACCGGAGACCGGCCCGTCGCCCGCTTCGACCTCACCACCCTGACCGCCGACCGGCCCACCGCCGACTAA
- a CDS encoding zinc-binding dehydrogenase, whose translation MRAAIIHGPYDVRVENVPDARLSEPGDAVVQVLRSCVCGTDLWAYRGESPRRPGQRLGHEFLGTVTDTGPDVTAIRPGDLVLAPFAWSDGRCAPCADGLPTSCVNGGLWGAVGADGAQGEAVRVPYADATLVRLPSHAASDDRLLNALLALSDVMGTGYHGAVSADVRPGAAVAVIGDGAVGLCAVLAARMLGAEQIIALGHHPARLDLARSFGATAVVTRRGEAAVAAVRELTDGHGTHATIEAVGTRESMRAALGVTRPGGAIGWVGAPHGNTDALDPMTLFLHNISLRGGLAPTRRYIDDLLPHVLDGTLDPSPVFDTSLPLESVPAAYRAMDARTALKPLITPGG comes from the coding sequence ATGCGCGCCGCGATCATTCACGGTCCCTACGACGTCCGCGTCGAGAACGTCCCCGATGCCCGCCTCAGCGAACCCGGCGACGCCGTCGTCCAGGTCCTGCGCTCCTGCGTGTGCGGCACCGACCTGTGGGCTTACCGCGGCGAATCGCCGCGCCGGCCCGGCCAGCGCCTCGGCCACGAGTTCCTCGGAACCGTGACCGACACCGGGCCCGACGTGACCGCGATCCGCCCCGGCGACCTCGTCCTCGCCCCGTTCGCCTGGTCCGACGGCCGCTGCGCCCCGTGCGCCGACGGCCTGCCCACCTCATGCGTGAACGGCGGCCTGTGGGGGGCGGTAGGCGCCGACGGCGCCCAGGGCGAGGCCGTCCGGGTTCCCTACGCGGACGCCACCCTGGTCCGCCTCCCGTCCCACGCCGCCTCCGACGACCGGCTCCTCAACGCCCTGCTCGCGCTCTCCGACGTCATGGGCACCGGCTACCACGGCGCGGTGTCCGCCGACGTCCGCCCCGGCGCGGCCGTCGCCGTCATCGGTGACGGCGCCGTCGGCCTGTGCGCCGTCCTCGCCGCCCGCATGCTCGGCGCCGAGCAGATCATCGCGCTCGGCCATCATCCCGCCCGCCTCGACCTGGCCCGCTCCTTCGGCGCCACCGCCGTCGTCACCCGGCGCGGCGAGGCCGCCGTCGCCGCCGTCCGCGAACTCACCGACGGCCACGGTACGCACGCGACGATCGAAGCCGTCGGCACCCGCGAGTCCATGCGTGCCGCCCTGGGCGTCACCCGCCCCGGCGGCGCCATCGGCTGGGTCGGCGCCCCCCACGGCAACACCGACGCCCTCGATCCGATGACGCTCTTCCTCCACAACATCAGCCTCCGCGGCGGCCTGGCCCCCACCCGCCGCTACATCGACGACCTCCTCCCCCATGTGCTCGACGGCACCCTCGACCCCTCGCCCGTCTTCGACACCAGCCTCCCGCTGGAGTCGGTCCCCGCCGCCTACCGGGCGATGGACGCCAGGACGGCGCTCAAGCCGTTGATCACACCCGGCGGCTGA
- a CDS encoding helix-turn-helix transcriptional regulator, with product MTLPPSHSAPPTVLVVSDVPAELPGLAPVLPALRDVIGKATGRPACWLWVGRPRRGAAADDTLRTWARRAHGLVLLAGVRNESCSAEVQLALDRLAGGALRRKPVGIVSVGVGQSSHAVDHLRVVLAALGAVAIPQALHLPVHEQPPPGLGQPRDGARAFVDELLWFAARLREDVPLTTAHPPKRHDHAAAVHVAAAISYITENFADNDLTLESAAHVAHMSRYHFSRTFKKHTGRRFIDFVTELRMQRAQTLLLKTDLPLSDICVQVGYRDLSHFQRTFKAAFAVTPSVYRSAALAGLTSAGAAQAGGPDASSPEPVLVSSCAGNRL from the coding sequence ATGACTTTGCCGCCTTCGCACAGCGCCCCGCCCACCGTCCTCGTCGTCAGTGACGTTCCCGCGGAATTACCCGGACTCGCCCCCGTGCTCCCCGCCTTGCGCGACGTGATCGGCAAGGCGACCGGGCGGCCCGCGTGCTGGCTCTGGGTCGGACGGCCCCGCCGTGGCGCGGCGGCCGATGACACGCTGAGGACCTGGGCGCGCCGCGCCCACGGGCTGGTTCTCCTGGCCGGTGTCCGCAACGAATCCTGCTCGGCAGAGGTCCAGCTCGCCCTGGACCGGCTCGCGGGCGGCGCACTGCGCCGGAAGCCGGTCGGCATCGTGTCGGTCGGCGTCGGGCAGAGCAGCCACGCGGTGGACCACCTCCGCGTCGTGCTGGCCGCGCTGGGGGCGGTGGCCATTCCGCAGGCCCTGCACCTGCCGGTTCATGAGCAGCCGCCGCCCGGCCTGGGACAGCCGCGCGACGGTGCCCGGGCGTTCGTCGACGAACTGCTGTGGTTCGCCGCCCGGCTGCGGGAGGACGTCCCGCTCACGACCGCCCACCCGCCGAAACGCCACGACCACGCCGCCGCCGTGCACGTGGCGGCCGCCATTTCGTACATCACCGAGAACTTCGCCGACAACGACCTGACCCTCGAGTCCGCGGCCCACGTCGCGCACATGAGCAGGTACCACTTCTCGCGGACCTTCAAGAAGCACACCGGACGCCGGTTCATCGACTTCGTCACCGAACTGCGCATGCAGCGCGCCCAAACGCTTCTGCTGAAAACGGATCTGCCATTGTCCGACATCTGCGTGCAGGTCGGCTACCGCGATCTCAGCCATTTCCAGCGGACCTTCAAGGCGGCCTTCGCCGTGACACCGTCCGTCTACCGGTCGGCGGCCCTCGCTGGGCTCACCTCCGCGGGCGCCGCCCAGGCCGGCGGGCCCGACGCCTCGTCGCCCGAGCCCGTACTGGTCTCCTCGTGTGCCGGGAACCGGCTGTGA